The following are encoded in a window of Pseudomonas sp. St316 genomic DNA:
- the flhB gene encoding flagellar biosynthesis protein FlhB yields MAESESGQDKTEDPTEKRLRESREKGETARSKELNTLAVMLAGAGGLLVYGGGLALDLLEIMRLNFSLPREVLLSTDAMSQHLLHSGKIAILAVQPVLICLLLAAVIGPISLGGWLFAAGSLAPKFSRMNPAAGIKRMFSTTALMELLKAFGKFLLVLFVALTVLQSDIDDLLRIAHEPLEQAIIHSVQLVSWSTLWMACGLILIAAIDVPIQLYQSKQKLMMTKQEVRDEHKDSEGKPEVKQRIRQLQREVSQRRMMAAIPDADVVITNPTHYAVALKYDPEKGNAPVLLAKGSDFLALKIREIAVANEVMLLESPALARSIYYSTELDQEIPGGLYLAVAQVLAYVYQIRQHRAGKGKRPEPLKDLPIPPDLRRDS; encoded by the coding sequence ATGGCCGAGAGCGAGAGTGGTCAGGACAAGACAGAAGACCCCACGGAAAAGCGCCTGCGCGAATCCCGGGAAAAGGGTGAGACTGCCCGTTCCAAGGAACTCAACACGCTGGCGGTGATGCTGGCGGGGGCGGGCGGGTTGCTGGTTTATGGCGGCGGGTTGGCCCTGGACTTGCTGGAAATCATGCGCCTGAATTTCTCCTTGCCCCGTGAGGTGCTGCTCTCCACGGACGCCATGTCCCAGCATCTACTGCACTCGGGCAAGATCGCGATCCTGGCGGTGCAGCCGGTTCTGATCTGCTTGCTGCTGGCCGCTGTGATCGGCCCGATTTCCCTGGGCGGTTGGTTGTTCGCCGCCGGCAGCCTGGCCCCTAAATTCAGCCGGATGAACCCGGCCGCCGGCATCAAGCGCATGTTTTCCACCACGGCGCTGATGGAATTGCTCAAGGCGTTTGGCAAATTCCTGCTGGTTCTGTTCGTCGCGCTGACGGTGTTGCAGTCCGACATCGACGATCTGCTGCGCATTGCTCACGAGCCGCTGGAACAGGCGATTATTCACAGCGTGCAGTTGGTGAGCTGGAGCACCTTGTGGATGGCTTGCGGCCTGATTCTGATCGCTGCCATCGACGTGCCGATCCAGCTGTACCAGAGCAAGCAGAAGCTGATGATGACCAAGCAGGAAGTGCGCGACGAGCACAAGGACTCGGAGGGCAAGCCGGAGGTCAAGCAGCGGATCCGTCAGTTGCAGCGTGAGGTCTCCCAGCGGCGGATGATGGCGGCGATCCCCGACGCCGATGTGGTCATCACCAACCCGACCCACTATGCCGTGGCGCTCAAGTACGACCCCGAAAAAGGCAACGCTCCGGTGTTGCTGGCCAAGGGCAGTGACTTCCTGGCGCTGAAGATCCGTGAGATCGCCGTGGCCAATGAGGTGATGCTGCTCGAATCCCCGGCCCTGGCGCGATCGATCTACTACTCCACCGAACTCGATCAGGAGATCCCTGGCGGCCTGTACCTGGCCGTGGCCCAGGTATTGGCCTACGTCTACCAGATCCGCCAGCACCGCGCTGGCAAGGGCAAGCGCCCCGAGCCACTCAAGGACTTGCCGATCCCGCCGGATTTGCGCCGCGATTCCTGA
- the fliR gene encoding flagellar biosynthetic protein FliR codes for MSMLALTDTQISSWVASFVLPLFRVTAVLMSMPVFGTTLVPRRVRLYFALAITVVIAPGLPPMPPVNALDLSALMLVAEQILIGALLGFSLQLFFQAFVVAGQIISIQMGMAFASMVDPTNGVTTAVIGQFLTMLVTLLFLGMNGHLVVFEVVTESFTTLPVGSALLVNHFWEIAGKLGWVLGAAMVLVLPAITALLVVNIAFGVMTRAAPQLNIFSIGFPLTLVLGMVIFWVSLGDILNQYQPLATEALQLLRDMAQAR; via the coding sequence ATGTCGATGCTCGCGCTGACGGACACCCAGATCAGTTCCTGGGTGGCATCGTTCGTCCTGCCGCTGTTTCGCGTCACCGCGGTGCTGATGAGCATGCCGGTCTTCGGCACGACCCTGGTGCCGCGGCGTGTGCGTTTGTATTTCGCCCTGGCGATCACGGTGGTCATCGCGCCCGGGCTCCCACCGATGCCGCCGGTCAATGCCCTGGACCTCAGTGCGCTGATGCTGGTGGCCGAGCAAATTCTCATCGGTGCCTTGCTGGGGTTCTCGCTGCAACTGTTCTTCCAGGCCTTCGTGGTGGCCGGGCAAATCATTTCGATCCAGATGGGCATGGCCTTCGCGTCCATGGTCGACCCCACCAATGGCGTGACGACGGCGGTGATCGGTCAGTTCCTGACGATGCTGGTCACGCTGTTGTTCCTTGGGATGAACGGGCATCTGGTGGTGTTCGAGGTCGTGACCGAAAGCTTTACCACCCTGCCGGTGGGCAGTGCGTTGCTGGTCAACCATTTCTGGGAAATAGCCGGGAAGCTCGGCTGGGTCCTGGGCGCGGCGATGGTGCTGGTATTGCCGGCGATCACCGCGTTGCTGGTGGTCAACATCGCCTTTGGCGTGATGACCCGCGCGGCGCCGCAATTGAACATTTTCTCCATTGGTTTCCCGCTGACCCTCGTGCTGGGCATGGTGATTTTCTGGGTCAGCCTGGGGGATATCCTCAACCAGTACCAGCCGCTGGCCACCGAGGCCTTGCAGCTTTTACGCGACATGGCACAGGCACGCTGA